From a single Bacillus kexueae genomic region:
- the qoxC gene encoding cytochrome aa3 quinol oxidase subunit III: MAHTNEHVSPNTPLEYRSSIGRLNIFGFWIFLGAEVALFATIFATYFTIYGYTVGGEHGHHSVHGPMPGELFEIEGTLIMTLILLTSSFTCGLAIHEMRKQNVKWMNFWLIVTLLFGLAFLVMEIQEFIHYVHEGASLGTNAFWSSFYILTGTHGLHVTLGIGWMILILLQVMKRGLTPDTAKKVFISSLYWHFLDFIWIFVFTGVYLLGLVGS, from the coding sequence ATGGCACATACGAATGAACATGTAAGTCCTAACACGCCCTTGGAATATCGCTCGAGCATTGGCCGATTAAATATATTCGGATTCTGGATTTTCTTGGGTGCAGAGGTTGCATTATTCGCGACCATTTTTGCGACATACTTTACGATTTACGGTTATACAGTTGGTGGGGAGCATGGACATCATTCTGTCCATGGTCCAATGCCAGGTGAGCTTTTTGAGATTGAAGGCACACTTATTATGACGTTAATTCTATTAACGAGTAGTTTTACGTGTGGATTAGCCATTCATGAAATGCGTAAGCAAAACGTTAAGTGGATGAATTTCTGGCTCATCGTTACGTTACTGTTCGGTTTAGCGTTTTTAGTGATGGAAATTCAAGAGTTTATCCATTATGTACATGAAGGTGCGTCATTAGGTACAAATGCATTCTGGTCGTCCTTCTACATTTTAACGGGAACACACGGATTGCACGTTACGCTTGGAATTGGTTGGATGATTTTAATCCTTCTTCAAGTTATGAAAAGAGGTTTAACACCTGATACGGCGAAGAAAGTCTTTATCTCCAGTTTATACTGGCACTTCTTAGACTTCATTTGGATCTTCGTGTTCACAGGCGTTTACCTATTAGGATTGGTGGGATCTTAA
- a CDS encoding cytochrome c oxidase subunit II has translation MHMHKLEKAWLTIGVATLILFLGIVGVGAFAHGNEPPSDLTTIDPAKVDETPPFNEPGLKQIGEKEYELILVSQAFSFSPNEIEIPKGATVHIKVTSKDVVHGLEVVGTNVNMMVTPGHVNSLTYTFKETGDYLILCNEYCGVGHQVMSANIEVVDE, from the coding sequence ATGCATATGCATAAACTTGAGAAGGCATGGTTAACCATTGGTGTGGCTACGCTCATCTTATTTTTAGGAATTGTTGGGGTTGGTGCTTTTGCACACGGGAATGAACCGCCAAGTGATTTGACGACAATTGATCCAGCGAAAGTTGATGAAACTCCCCCCTTTAATGAGCCTGGCCTCAAGCAAATTGGTGAAAAAGAGTATGAATTAATTCTAGTGTCACAAGCCTTTTCGTTTTCACCGAATGAAATCGAAATTCCAAAAGGGGCAACGGTTCACATAAAGGTTACAAGTAAGGATGTCGTTCATGGTTTAGAAGTGGTAGGGACGAATGTCAACATGATGGTGACGCCTGGACATGTGAACTCTCTCACATATACATTTAAGGAAACAGGGGACTATTTAATCTTATGTAACGAATATTGTGGAGTCGGTCATCAAGTAATGAGTGCGAATATTGAGGTGGTAGACGAATGA
- a CDS encoding uracil-DNA glycosylase codes for MKQVLKDSWWEQLKDQFEQPYYQSLREFLKREYEEHTVYPNMYDIFNALHFTPFEDVKVVILGQDPYHGPNQAHGLSFSVKPGVSHPPSLRNIFLELQQDLGYEPPNHGYLVKWAKQGVLLLNTVLTVRRGEANSHKGKGWELFTDEVIRKLNARPKPIVFILWGRHAQAKKEMIDTTRHFIIESPHPSPFSANRGFFGSRPFSKTNAILKELNETEIDWRITDEDQAE; via the coding sequence ATGAAGCAAGTGTTGAAGGATAGTTGGTGGGAGCAACTAAAAGATCAATTTGAACAACCCTATTATCAATCTTTGCGCGAATTTTTGAAGAGAGAATATGAGGAGCATACGGTGTATCCGAATATGTATGATATTTTTAATGCGCTCCATTTTACCCCTTTTGAAGATGTGAAAGTAGTCATTTTAGGTCAAGATCCATATCATGGACCAAATCAAGCGCACGGTCTAAGCTTTTCGGTCAAACCGGGTGTATCACATCCCCCATCATTACGAAATATTTTTCTTGAGTTGCAACAAGATTTAGGATATGAACCACCCAACCACGGGTATTTAGTGAAATGGGCGAAACAAGGAGTCCTTTTATTGAATACGGTGTTAACAGTGAGAAGAGGCGAAGCCAATTCACACAAAGGGAAAGGATGGGAATTGTTCACAGATGAAGTCATTCGGAAGTTAAATGCACGTCCAAAACCGATTGTCTTTATTTTATGGGGGAGACATGCCCAAGCGAAAAAAGAAATGATTGATACAACCCGTCATTTTATTATCGAATCGCCCCATCCATCACCATTTTCAGCTAATCGTGGCTTTTTTGGAAGCCGCCCTTTTTCCAAAACAAACGCCATATTAAAAGAGTTAAATGAAACAGAAATTGATTGGAGAATAACCGACGAGGATCAAGCGGAGTGA
- the speE gene encoding polyamine aminopropyltransferase produces METTQYFQKIGNDMWLTEDERDNLKISYRIKEVLYSEKSPFQHVMVLDSYDFGRMLVLDGVVQTTSSDGYIYNEMISHIPLSIHPNPEKVLIIGGGDCGVAREVCKYPNVKEIDMVEIDELVVKACKEYLPEVSGNLNDPRVNFLYIDGVQYAAEKENEYDIIIVDSSDPIGPAEQLFSKSFYSHLKKALKEDGLMVCQSQSPVFHLDVFKQSHAHLSSLFPIVKPYTAVVPTYPGGLWSFTIGSKKYENIHVQNFDKETKYVSQDLLEGCFKLPQFIEDAIK; encoded by the coding sequence ATGGAAACAACACAATACTTTCAAAAGATCGGTAACGATATGTGGCTAACAGAGGATGAAAGGGACAATTTAAAAATTAGTTACCGGATTAAAGAGGTACTTTATTCAGAAAAGTCTCCTTTCCAACATGTTATGGTGTTGGACTCATACGACTTCGGACGCATGCTTGTATTAGATGGCGTTGTTCAAACAACTTCATCTGATGGATATATATATAACGAGATGATTTCACACATTCCACTTAGTATTCACCCAAATCCTGAAAAAGTTCTCATCATCGGTGGCGGTGATTGTGGGGTTGCTCGTGAAGTTTGTAAATATCCAAATGTAAAAGAAATCGATATGGTCGAAATTGATGAACTCGTCGTAAAAGCTTGTAAAGAGTATTTACCTGAAGTATCAGGTAATTTAAACGACCCACGTGTCAATTTCTTATATATTGACGGGGTTCAATATGCAGCTGAAAAAGAAAATGAGTATGACATCATTATTGTCGATTCTTCTGACCCTATCGGACCAGCTGAACAATTATTTTCTAAATCATTCTACAGCCATCTAAAGAAAGCGCTAAAAGAAGATGGCTTAATGGTTTGTCAAAGTCAATCACCCGTTTTTCATTTGGACGTTTTCAAACAATCTCATGCCCACCTATCTTCGTTATTCCCGATTGTCAAGCCGTATACAGCGGTTGTTCCAACATACCCAGGAGGACTTTGGAGCTTTACAATCGGTTCTAAAAAGTACGAAAACATCCATGTTCAAAACTTTGACAAAGAGACGAAATATGTGAGTCAAGATCTTCTAGAAGGATGCTTTAAGCTCCCTCAGTTTATCGAAGATGCGATTAAGTAA
- a CDS encoding b(o/a)3-type cytochrome-c oxidase subunit 1, translating to MSEVVINKKDGKIALANIGVSFVALFLGAVAGLLQTFVRSGQLELPAGIGYYQLLTAHGVLLGLVFTTFFIIGFLYASISRTTGRLTSVSYRLGWAGFWLMFIGTFMATVMILLNKATVLYTFYAPLQASPWFYIGLALVVVGSWLCGGGMFHQYTSWKKMNKGKTSPLISFMAVSTLILWIIATIGVAVTVLFQFIPWSFGWVEEINILLSRTLFWYFGHPLVYFWLLPAYMCWYVVVPKVIGGKIFSDSLARLAFVLFILFSMPVGFHHQILESGIDSVWKFVQIVLTFMVIIPSLMTAFALFATFELTGREKGAKGLFGWLKKLPWGDVRFFAPFMGMLVFIPGGAGGMINASNQLNQVVHNTLFITGHFHLTVATSVALTFFGISYWLIPHLTGRTLTRKMNKLGIIQTVFWTIGMFFMSGAMHAVGLFGAPRRTAYTTYGDHADALSWMPYQTAMAVGGAILFVAILLMIYIVIYLAYWAPVGHEEFPIGEVSENAETTPLILENWKLWIGICVVLILLAYTVPVMDIIQNAPPGSPGFKLW from the coding sequence ATGAGTGAGGTTGTCATCAATAAAAAAGATGGGAAGATTGCGTTAGCGAATATTGGGGTTTCGTTTGTCGCATTATTTTTAGGGGCCGTTGCAGGCCTTTTACAAACGTTTGTCAGAAGCGGTCAACTGGAGCTTCCAGCTGGTATTGGATACTATCAATTACTGACGGCTCACGGCGTTCTTTTAGGTCTCGTATTTACAACGTTTTTTATCATCGGTTTTTTATACGCATCCATTAGTCGGACAACGGGGCGATTGACGTCTGTCTCATATCGCCTTGGATGGGCAGGCTTTTGGCTGATGTTTATCGGAACATTCATGGCGACGGTCATGATTTTACTCAATAAAGCGACGGTGCTTTATACGTTTTATGCTCCTTTACAGGCCTCACCATGGTTTTATATCGGTTTAGCACTAGTCGTCGTGGGGAGTTGGTTATGTGGCGGAGGAATGTTTCATCAATATACTTCATGGAAAAAAATGAATAAAGGAAAAACATCTCCTCTCATTAGTTTTATGGCTGTTTCGACGCTGATTTTATGGATCATTGCGACAATCGGGGTGGCTGTGACGGTATTATTTCAATTCATTCCATGGTCGTTCGGTTGGGTTGAGGAAATCAACATATTATTGAGTCGCACGTTATTCTGGTATTTCGGACATCCACTCGTTTATTTTTGGCTACTCCCAGCGTATATGTGTTGGTATGTTGTCGTACCAAAAGTGATTGGTGGGAAAATTTTTAGTGACTCATTGGCACGATTAGCATTTGTATTATTTATATTATTCTCTATGCCAGTAGGGTTTCACCACCAAATTTTAGAGTCTGGGATTGATTCGGTATGGAAGTTCGTTCAAATTGTCCTCACCTTTATGGTTATCATTCCATCTTTGATGACGGCCTTTGCTCTTTTTGCTACGTTCGAGCTAACAGGTAGAGAAAAAGGAGCGAAAGGATTGTTTGGTTGGTTGAAAAAGCTTCCATGGGGAGATGTGCGATTTTTCGCTCCATTTATGGGAATGCTCGTCTTTATTCCAGGTGGAGCTGGTGGAATGATTAACGCTAGTAACCAATTAAACCAAGTTGTTCATAACACGTTATTCATTACTGGACACTTCCATCTAACGGTTGCAACATCCGTAGCGTTAACGTTCTTTGGTATATCGTATTGGCTGATTCCACATTTAACGGGTCGCACCTTGACGAGGAAAATGAATAAACTCGGTATCATTCAGACCGTATTCTGGACAATTGGCATGTTCTTTATGTCTGGGGCGATGCATGCTGTTGGATTATTCGGGGCCCCTCGTCGCACCGCTTATACGACGTATGGTGATCACGCAGATGCCCTTTCGTGGATGCCTTATCAAACTGCTATGGCGGTTGGAGGCGCGATTCTCTTTGTTGCAATTTTACTAATGATTTACATCGTGATATACCTCGCTTACTGGGCACCAGTTGGTCACGAGGAGTTCCCGATTGGAGAAGTGAGTGAGAATGCGGAGACGACCCCGCTCATTTTAGAAAATTGGAAGCTATGGATTGGGATTTGTGTCGTGCTTATCTTATTAGCTTACACTGTCCCAGTTATGGATATTATTCAAAACGCACCACCTGGCTCACCGGGGTTCAAACTATGGTAA
- a CDS encoding TrmH family RNA methyltransferase, translating to MVNTIYAQSEYLHFVSQLFEEGLVDEEDRDIVELILPDRLKRLYDVLNERTRYISVLTEAVDDGHNQAAVLRSADAFGIQDTTVVTGRAAFAPNDLVTRSADKWLTIHHKPTIETAIGDLRQQGYQVFASHLSETAVPIENLDISKPTVLIFGNEHQGVSKEAIDLADGTFIIPMRGFVQSLNISVAAALAMRELTERAKKEVGSAYYLTHEEKKELFRDWMIKSLNKKVRQMILDKKQLYHY from the coding sequence ATGGTGAATACGATTTATGCCCAAAGTGAGTATTTACACTTTGTCTCTCAATTATTTGAGGAAGGACTGGTGGACGAAGAGGATCGTGATATTGTCGAACTCATCTTACCCGATCGATTAAAGCGTCTATACGATGTGTTAAATGAGCGGACAAGGTACATTTCTGTCCTAACAGAGGCAGTGGACGATGGCCATAATCAAGCAGCCGTGCTTCGCTCTGCAGATGCGTTTGGTATTCAAGATACAACCGTTGTAACGGGTCGAGCGGCATTTGCACCAAACGACCTTGTAACGAGAAGTGCAGATAAATGGTTAACCATCCATCATAAGCCGACAATTGAGACGGCCATCGGTGATTTGCGCCAGCAAGGATATCAAGTCTTTGCTAGTCATTTATCGGAAACAGCTGTACCGATTGAAAACCTCGATATATCCAAGCCGACCGTTCTTATTTTCGGAAATGAACATCAAGGCGTTTCAAAAGAAGCAATTGATCTAGCGGATGGTACCTTTATCATTCCAATGAGAGGGTTTGTACAAAGCTTGAACATATCTGTTGCAGCGGCGCTTGCGATGAGAGAGTTGACAGAGCGTGCGAAAAAAGAAGTAGGATCCGCCTACTACTTAACACACGAAGAGAAAAAAGAATTGTTCCGTGACTGGATGATTAAGTCGTTAAATAAAAAAGTTCGACAAATGATTCTTGATAAAAAACAGCTATATCATTATTAA
- a CDS encoding S66 family peptidase — protein sequence MLKPPRLKKGDTIGIVSTSSPVAALCPNRFHRGIEALEEIGYRVKIGKHATKKKGHLAGTIEERLEDFHEMIIDKDVKVVLNTIGGHNSNQLLDALDYELIQQNPKIIIGYSDFTAVLHAIHQRSNLVTFLGPALLPQFGEYGGLLPYTKNYFTNLVEEPSDQLELKASDHWVFERLMWDKEDVRPRKQTRNEGPTVIREGQATGRILAGNLGTMLLAAGTPYLPSFKGRILFLEEDETEQAATFDRYLTQLRNMGAFEEISGLVIGRFHPDVPFHDDYPLSEILKVTTRGYDFPIIANVDFGHTDPMLTLPNGILAEISATSNDAAITLLENAVE from the coding sequence ATGCTGAAGCCACCAAGGCTAAAAAAAGGAGATACCATCGGAATCGTGTCGACATCATCACCAGTTGCAGCCCTTTGTCCAAACCGATTTCATCGAGGAATCGAAGCACTGGAGGAGATTGGCTATCGAGTTAAAATTGGCAAACATGCAACAAAGAAGAAAGGACATTTGGCTGGAACAATTGAAGAAAGATTAGAAGATTTTCATGAAATGATAATAGACAAGGATGTAAAGGTTGTCCTTAACACGATTGGAGGACATAATTCCAATCAACTGCTAGACGCTCTCGACTATGAACTCATTCAACAAAATCCGAAGATTATCATCGGCTACAGCGACTTTACCGCTGTATTGCACGCCATTCATCAACGAAGCAACCTCGTAACATTTTTAGGTCCTGCCCTTTTACCACAGTTTGGGGAATATGGCGGGCTATTACCATACACGAAAAACTATTTTACTAATCTTGTGGAAGAACCGTCAGATCAACTAGAACTAAAGGCTAGTGACCATTGGGTTTTTGAACGTCTCATGTGGGACAAAGAAGACGTGAGACCACGAAAACAAACTCGCAACGAAGGTCCAACCGTCATTCGTGAAGGACAAGCAACGGGTCGAATTTTAGCAGGAAATTTAGGAACGATGCTTTTAGCGGCCGGTACCCCTTACCTCCCTAGCTTTAAAGGACGTATCCTTTTCTTAGAAGAGGATGAAACCGAACAAGCCGCTACGTTCGATCGTTACTTAACGCAGTTGAGAAACATGGGAGCCTTTGAGGAAATAAGCGGGTTGGTCATCGGACGCTTTCATCCAGACGTTCCTTTTCACGATGACTATCCACTTTCCGAAATTTTGAAGGTAACAACAAGGGGCTACGACTTCCCTATCATTGCGAATGTAGATTTCGGTCATACAGACCCGATGCTTACCCTGCCTAACGGAATTCTCGCTGAAATAAGTGCAACAAGCAATGACGCCGCGATAACACTATTAGAGAATGCAGTAGAATAA
- a CDS encoding SDR family oxidoreductase, whose product MSKTVFITGASSGFGLLTAIELAKANFHVYASMRNLDKKDNLLKQAHEANVKDRITILPLDVTSPADLATLKEWLKSVDGIDILINNAGFAEGGFVEELTVKQFEQQWSTNVFGLIAVTKLVIPYMRKRQSGKIINMSSISGRVGFPALSPYVTSKYAVEGYSESLRLELKPFGIDVALIEPGSYDTSIWDVVDTIAKKSPADSPYRFYLQQLLNQLKNEEKTFGDPKDVASLIVTLCQKRALHKLRYPIGRGVKAALILKTILPWRVWEKIVFSKLKQR is encoded by the coding sequence TTGAGTAAAACTGTATTCATTACAGGTGCGTCAAGTGGATTTGGATTGCTAACGGCTATTGAATTAGCGAAAGCAAACTTTCATGTATACGCATCGATGAGAAATTTAGACAAGAAAGACAACCTTTTAAAACAGGCGCATGAAGCGAATGTGAAGGATCGAATCACCATTCTACCATTAGACGTCACGTCCCCAGCAGATCTTGCAACATTAAAAGAGTGGCTCAAATCGGTAGATGGCATTGATATTTTAATTAATAACGCCGGATTCGCAGAAGGTGGCTTTGTCGAAGAACTAACCGTAAAACAATTTGAGCAACAATGGAGCACGAATGTTTTTGGTTTAATTGCGGTAACGAAATTAGTCATCCCCTATATGAGAAAACGTCAGTCAGGAAAAATCATTAATATGAGTAGCATCTCTGGAAGGGTGGGTTTTCCTGCCTTATCTCCATACGTTACATCGAAATACGCCGTTGAAGGCTATTCCGAAAGCTTACGGCTTGAACTAAAACCTTTCGGAATTGATGTCGCCTTAATTGAGCCTGGCTCATACGATACAAGCATTTGGGATGTCGTCGATACCATTGCTAAAAAGAGCCCTGCCGACTCACCATATCGTTTTTATTTACAACAGTTACTAAACCAACTTAAAAACGAAGAAAAAACATTTGGAGACCCAAAAGATGTCGCTAGCCTCATCGTCACTCTTTGTCAAAAAAGAGCATTACATAAGCTTCGTTATCCGATTGGAAGAGGTGTCAAAGCAGCACTCATCTTAAAAACGATTTTACCATGGAGGGTATGGGAAAAAATCGTCTTTTCAAAGCTAAAGCAACGGTAA
- the qoxD gene encoding cytochrome aa3 quinol oxidase subunit IV — protein MKQNDNHKFPWSHIVGFVLSIALTFLAIGVALYTDLSMTAIVIIIFLFAFLQAAVQLFMFMHIKEGDGSWQVLKMASAAFIAIVIAYGSYWVMTNMH, from the coding sequence ATGAAACAGAATGATAATCATAAATTCCCGTGGTCACATATCGTCGGTTTTGTACTTTCCATTGCCTTGACGTTTTTAGCGATTGGTGTTGCACTATACACTGATTTATCTATGACGGCTATCGTCATTATTATCTTCTTATTTGCTTTCTTACAAGCAGCTGTGCAGTTATTTATGTTCATGCACATCAAAGAAGGCGATGGCTCATGGCAAGTCTTAAAAATGGCATCAGCAGCCTTCATTGCTATTGTTATTGCATACGGCTCTTATTGGGTTATGACAAATATGCACTAA
- a CDS encoding YwdI family protein, protein MNIPIKNILSKIEQEAIKAKGSLSRDEVEARLLVIRSLCDVVLETKEEQNDFTEIQDTTKTEDFSSLELEKMMGIQKPKKPSLTSTRVVEEDGANGDSIFDF, encoded by the coding sequence TTGAATATCCCGATTAAAAATATTTTGTCGAAGATCGAACAAGAAGCGATAAAAGCGAAAGGTAGTCTGTCTCGAGATGAAGTAGAAGCGAGACTTTTAGTTATACGTTCCTTATGTGATGTAGTTTTGGAAACGAAGGAAGAACAGAATGACTTTACCGAGATTCAAGATACAACTAAAACAGAAGATTTTTCTTCGTTAGAGCTGGAAAAAATGATGGGTATTCAAAAGCCGAAAAAACCGTCGTTAACTTCTACTCGGGTCGTAGAAGAGGATGGAGCTAATGGCGACTCTATATTTGACTTTTGA
- a CDS encoding cytochrome c oxidase subunit 2A, whose amino-acid sequence MQHPLATKKHVELKKVNQEPNLYGTFISVLMVGAFICMAWFGAYYLFLTR is encoded by the coding sequence GTGCAGCATCCGTTAGCTACTAAAAAGCATGTAGAGCTAAAGAAAGTAAATCAGGAGCCTAATCTATACGGAACGTTTATTTCGGTTTTAATGGTCGGTGCTTTTATTTGTATGGCGTGGTTTGGTGCTTATTATTTGTTTTTAACTCGATAA
- a CDS encoding methyl-accepting chemotaxis protein translates to MQLEQLNQGAFALNELASGIQQVAEHSFLVSDTSQNTAQKADHGLLSMKNAMNQLHHMANNVNDTSDTMKKLKEESKQITKVISVIQDIADQTNLLALNASIEAARVGEYGKGFAVVADEVRKLAEETTKSTSEISSIIDSIHLYVDESIDSVQKAVEEVRSGVQLFEQVQSSFTEILQSTKDVASHIEEVSATGQHMSASTEEVTASINDVKEAIAKTDELLQKAVQMSAEHMEAAKTISSISDSQRASSEALTKSVSQFKIE, encoded by the coding sequence ATGCAGCTTGAACAATTAAATCAAGGTGCATTTGCTTTAAATGAGTTAGCTTCTGGCATCCAACAAGTCGCAGAGCACTCTTTCCTTGTTTCTGACACTTCGCAAAACACGGCTCAAAAAGCGGATCATGGATTATTGAGTATGAAAAATGCTATGAATCAGCTACATCATATGGCCAATAATGTAAATGATACGAGCGACACAATGAAAAAATTAAAAGAAGAGTCAAAGCAAATTACGAAAGTCATCTCTGTCATTCAAGACATTGCTGACCAAACAAATTTACTTGCTTTAAATGCTTCCATTGAAGCGGCGCGGGTGGGAGAGTATGGAAAAGGCTTCGCAGTCGTTGCCGATGAAGTTCGTAAATTAGCAGAGGAAACGACGAAATCCACCTCAGAGATCTCGTCCATTATCGACAGTATACATCTTTACGTTGATGAATCCATCGACTCGGTCCAAAAAGCGGTGGAAGAAGTGCGAAGCGGAGTTCAATTATTTGAACAAGTACAAAGCTCATTCACAGAAATTTTACAATCTACAAAAGACGTTGCATCACACATTGAAGAAGTTTCCGCTACAGGACAACATATGTCGGCTAGTACAGAAGAAGTGACGGCATCCATTAATGACGTAAAAGAGGCCATCGCCAAAACAGATGAACTACTACAAAAAGCTGTTCAGATGTCCGCAGAACATATGGAAGCTGCTAAAACCATTTCTTCCATTTCAGATTCACAGCGCGCGTCCTCTGAAGCACTAACAAAAAGCGTTTCTCAATTTAAAATTGAATAA
- a CDS encoding DUF423 domain-containing protein, with protein sequence MKLFLILGAINAFLTVALGAFGAHALEGKIPQKYIETWQTGVQYQMFHALGLFVVAFVMDKLPQTSLVTWAGWLMFVGILLFSGSLYVLSLTQVKVLGAITPLGGVSFIVAWILLMVAVFKYL encoded by the coding sequence GTGAAACTGTTTCTTATATTAGGTGCAATTAACGCATTTCTGACGGTCGCATTAGGGGCGTTTGGCGCTCACGCGTTGGAAGGAAAAATTCCTCAAAAATATATTGAGACGTGGCAGACAGGTGTACAATATCAAATGTTTCATGCGCTCGGATTATTCGTTGTTGCTTTTGTGATGGACAAACTGCCACAAACAAGCCTTGTTACGTGGGCTGGCTGGCTCATGTTTGTGGGGATTTTATTGTTCTCTGGTAGCTTGTATGTCTTAAGTTTGACGCAAGTGAAAGTATTAGGAGCGATTACGCCACTTGGCGGGGTCTCTTTTATCGTAGCTTGGATTTTATTAATGGTTGCAGTATTTAAGTATTTGTAA